The proteins below come from a single Chrysoperla carnea chromosome 1, inChrCarn1.1, whole genome shotgun sequence genomic window:
- the LOC123293380 gene encoding putative uncharacterized protein DDB_G0282133, giving the protein MFGHSKDTEILTELYRKSEELKFNLPVKNIKSTVAPKTKNRDIREMFGKSVQSQQDKNDFLTPPKTDPKAVQQTQETEKNPNSLAKNNAIYLSLLSEFTTNKTIELLLEKTCGICDELFDCKKLTEYLKLDDTQEIQSFTVPDESILDCPVTQAGENLSKIHENSFNTSNMCNISFKSDFDSFIQNSKTSAQNRSMVKEMDKSMHLTFEDDFQVSRLKMNKSMNHVSKTSVQNQSMGNGAEKSINSIFGDSFNVSELQKDKNMDNSSKFDQDFNVSELYYEKKDEKAIYELMEDSFQNSKSLIENKTFEEYSNTKSKISNVSVYQPDEISKQALKFFGLNSIENLFDDEVRLEQDLPPKFNIPKLPKQKIDNEMRLEQNLPATKQMNVKNKSMENDKKIEDYPVSPVLNSQKRFSSQTMTQSSSFFPKKTNFELWDESLFIDDSEIEDHSENQQLSPVLNTQPSFRGESQSFVQKSPILNSQSQTKIRSQKISPILSSQSQTKTRAQEISPILNSQRHRNSDSQIPVSKLSPILSSQRSKSINTPSISNINLDYLSDEDIFADEPIEDDLFFTAPSAIDDKLPTPKQMSPINSFCTASENKNSQISQKENTVKSMPPVVNKFNQFRKCIVNENENINSSSQKENVINNVPSVSNKLNQFRNNCATSESSNTNSSSQKENIVNNGSSFSDKLNHFRNNGTVSEKMNTNSSSQKENVMNNGSSVSNKLNQFRNNYAASENVNINSNSQKGNIVNNGSSFSNKLNQFRGNKLNMFQLKRNLNEVNSNIVNNSPNINFTSKASTSYKPESDSDDASLLDFVTRPSRKKLKLGLNKNNTSSNTITISDESIEDKSVDSSKSKLKESIVISDESIENLDEDHDKSIDLSVFSFVNRKKVLRQTNDDNKSLMGYEQHKNSGQQFRKTKKKKKRSEFIDYEAEVSDDEENSSDEDVDSDFESSFVVDNQTLTQTNVDMQALYLQSVKNNSQNGKFKIPNLPSVKMDEICSQADWNQAESNYVLDSFVVDNTIVMNEELSLLEIAEMELEKRKRRKRKNNSTTRKASRIRKLSDDSSDDEDLKRLRLECLNNQSVLR; this is encoded by the exons AAAAGCGGTTCAACAAACCcaagaaactgaaaaaaatccaaattcaTTAGCGAAAAATAATGCCATATACTTAAGTTTACTTTCCGAATTCACAAcgaataaaacaattgaattattattagagAAAACTTGTGGAATTTGTGATGAATTATTCGATTGTAAAAAACTtacagaatatttaaaactagatGATACTCAAGAAATTCAATCGTTCACTGTACCAGATGAGTCGATTCTCGATT GTCCAGTAACTCAAGCGGGTGAAAATCTATCAAAAATACATGAAAACTCTTTCAATACATCAAACATgtgtaatatttcatttaaatcagattttgattcatttattcaaaattcgaAAACATCTGCTCAAAATCGAAGTATGGTCAAGGAAATGGACAAAAGCATGCACTTAACTTTTGAGGATGATTTTCAAGTCTCcagattaaaaatgaataaaagtaTGAATCATGTTTCAAAAACATCTGTTCAAAATCAAAGCATGGGAAATGGTGCTGAAAAAAGTATTAACTCAATTTTTGGGGATAGTTTTAACGTCTCCGAATTACAAAAGGATAAAAATATGGATAATTCTTCGAAATTTGATCAAGATTTTAATGTATCCGAattatattacgaaaaaaaagatgaaaaagcAATTTATGAACTTATGGAAgattcatttcaaaattcaaaaagtttgattgaaaataaaacatttgaagaatattcgaatacaaaaagtaaaatttcgaATGTGAGTGTTTATCAACCAgatgaaatttcaaaacaagctttaaaattttttggtttaaattcaattgaaaacttATTTGATGATGAAGTGAGGTTAGAACAGGATTTACCGCCAAAATTCAACATACCTAAACTACCAAAACAAAAGATTGATAATGAAATGAGGTTAGAACAGAATTTACCGGcaacaaaacaaatgaatgtcaaaaataaaagtatggaaaatgataaaaaaattgaagactaTCCAGTTTCTCCAGTGTTAAACAGtcaaaaaagattttcatcACAAACAATGACTCAATCATCATCATTTTTCccgaaaaaaaccaattttgaattatgggatgaaagtttatttattgatgATTCTGAAATCGAAGATCATTCAGAAAATCAACAATTATCACCTGTTTTAAATACACAACCATCTTTTCGCGGTGAATCACAATCTTTCGTACAAAAATCACCAATTTTGAATTCACaatcacaaacaaaaattcGTTCGCAAAAAATATCACCGATTTTAAGTTCACAATCGCAAACGAAAACTCGTGCACAAGAAATATCACCGATTTTAAATTCACAACGTCATAGAAATAGTGATTCGCAAATTCCAGTATCAAAATTATCACCGATTTTAAGTTCACAACgatcaaaatcaataaatacacCGTCAATTTCGAATATTAATTTAGATTATTTAAGTGACGAAGATATATTTGCTGATGAACCGATCGaagatgatttattttttaccgCACCGTCTGCTATCGATGACAAATTACCGACTCCAAAACAAATGTCACCGATTAATTCGTTTTGTACAGCaagcgaaaataaaaattcccaGATTTCCCAGAAAGAAAATACTGTAAAAAGCATGCCGCCTGTTGTGaataaattcaatcaatttcGTAAATGTATAGTAAATGAAAATGAGAACATAAATTCGAGTTCCCAGaaagaaaatgttataaataatgtgccatctgtttcaaacaaattgaatcaatttcgTAATAATTGTGCAACAAGTGAAAGTTCAAACACAAATTCGAGTTCACagaaagaaaatattgtaaataatggaTCGTCTTTTTCGGATAAATTGAACCATTTTCGTAATAATGGTACAGTTAGTGAAAAAATGAACACAAATTCGAGTTCTCAGAAAGAAAATGTTATGAATAATGGATCTtctgtttcaaataaattaaatcaatttcgtAATAATTATGCAGCAagtgaaaatgtaaatataaattcgaattcCCAGAAaggaaatattgtaaataatggaTCGtctttttcgaataaattgaatcaatttcgtggtaataaattaaatatgttccagttaaaacgtaatttaaatgaagtaaattcgaatattgtaaataattctccaaatattaatttcactaGTAAAGCATCAACTTCATACAAGCCTGAATCGGATTCTGACGATGCATCATTATTAGATTTTGTTACACGACCATctcgaaaaaaattgaaattaggattaaataaaaataatacctcGTCGAATACAATTACAATTTCGGACGAATCAATTGAGGATAAATCAGTCGATTCCTCGAAATCAAAGTTGAAAGAAAGTATTGTAATTTCGGATGAATCAATCGAAAATCTTGACGAGGATCATGATAAATCAATCGATTTATCTGTATTTAGTTTTGTTAATCGAAAAAAAGTACTTAGACAAACGAACGATGATAACAAGTCTTTAATGGGCTATGAACAGCATAAAAATAGTGGACAGCaatttcgaaaaactaaaaagaag AAAAAACGATCTGAATTTATTGATTATGAAGCTGAAGTATCTGATGATGAAGAAAATAGTTCCGACGAAGATGTTGATAGTGACTTTGAATCGAGCTTTGTCGTCGATAACCAGACATTAACACAAACCAATGTTGATATGCAAGCATTGTATTTACAGTCTGTCAA aaataattcacaaaatggaaaatttaaaataccgaATTTACCCTCTGTAAAAATGGATGAAATTTGTTCACAAGCTGATTGGAATCAAGCTGAAAGTAATTATGTTCTT gATTCATTTGTTGTTGATAATACAATTGTAATGAATGAAGAATTATCATTATTAGAAATAGCTGAAATGGAGTTAGAGAAACGGAAACGTAGAAAACGGAAAAATAATTCAACTACGAGAAAAGCATCACGTATTAGAAAGTTATCAGATGATAGCAGCGACGATGAAGATTTAAAACGTTTGCGACTTGAATGTTTGAATAATCAATCTGTTTTAAGATAG